In the Natranaerobius trueperi genome, one interval contains:
- a CDS encoding quaternary amine ABC transporter ATP-binding protein, producing the protein MVKKLEAKNVYKIFGPRPDRVFSLIEKGMDKEDILKKTGNTLGVNDASFEVNEGEIFVIMGLSGSGKSTLIRCVNRLIEPTRGEILIDGEDITKMNSEKLREVRRAKLGMVFQHFALFPHRTVLDNVTYGLEVQNVPYEERAKVGEKALEQVGLKDYAQQRPSGLSGGMQQRVGLARALALDPDILIMDEPFSALDPLIRRDMQSELIELQSNVNKTILFITHDLDEALKLGDKIAIMKDGEVVQIGEPEDILSNPANEYVANFVRDVNRLKILTAGNIMDKPEVTININDGPRKAIRVMEKEGFSNLYVVDKEKRVYGVIEDTKALEALKNNEKSLKNYLNKDYPYTTEETPLSELLQTASESNYPIAVFDENEEKLRGLIVRVSVLAALAEGEDVEGEEGSDNNDNS; encoded by the coding sequence ATGGTAAAAAAATTAGAAGCAAAAAACGTATACAAAATTTTCGGACCGAGGCCAGATAGAGTATTTTCTTTAATTGAAAAAGGTATGGACAAGGAGGATATACTCAAAAAAACTGGAAATACTTTAGGCGTCAATGACGCAAGTTTTGAAGTAAATGAAGGTGAAATTTTCGTTATAATGGGACTGTCGGGTAGTGGTAAATCTACCTTAATTCGATGTGTTAACCGTTTAATAGAACCTACAAGAGGTGAAATATTAATAGACGGTGAAGACATTACAAAAATGAATAGCGAAAAACTTCGTGAAGTCCGAAGAGCAAAATTAGGAATGGTTTTTCAACATTTTGCATTATTTCCACATAGAACAGTATTAGATAATGTTACGTACGGACTAGAGGTTCAAAATGTTCCATATGAAGAAAGAGCAAAAGTTGGAGAAAAGGCTCTAGAACAAGTTGGTCTAAAAGATTATGCACAACAAAGACCTAGTGGACTTAGTGGAGGAATGCAGCAAAGAGTAGGACTAGCACGTGCTTTAGCTTTAGATCCAGATATATTAATAATGGATGAACCATTTAGTGCACTAGATCCGCTCATTAGAAGAGATATGCAGAGTGAACTAATAGAACTACAATCAAATGTAAACAAAACAATTCTATTTATAACACACGATTTAGATGAGGCACTGAAGCTTGGTGATAAGATTGCTATTATGAAAGATGGAGAAGTTGTTCAGATTGGTGAACCGGAAGATATATTATCAAATCCTGCAAACGAATATGTTGCAAACTTCGTAAGAGATGTAAATAGGTTGAAAATCCTAACAGCAGGTAATATCATGGATAAACCCGAAGTGACAATTAACATTAACGACGGGCCAAGAAAAGCAATTAGGGTTATGGAAAAAGAAGGATTTTCAAACTTATATGTAGTTGATAAAGAAAAACGTGTTTATGGAGTTATTGAAGATACAAAGGCTTTAGAAGCATTAAAGAATAATGAAAAAAGTCTCAAAAATTATTTAAATAAAGATTATCCTTATACTACAGAAGAAACACCACTTAGTGAATTATTGCAAACTGCTTCAGAATCTAATTACCCTATAGCTGTATTTGATGAGAATGAAGAAAAGTTAAGAGGGTTAATTGTACGTGTATCTGTATTAGCAGCTCTAGCTGAAGGTGAAGATGTAGAAGGTGAAGAAGGAAGTGATAACAATGACAATTCCTAA